A genomic region of Caulobacter vibrioides contains the following coding sequences:
- a CDS encoding glycosyltransferase family 61 protein produces MTAPIPLRPVVEARDLPPMLPDALRACFARGETGVAWAPDHDASAGAPAGVLGGPQASAWPHALSSPPPVNVPALCAVGPCWWYPSFGAVIGTDGALYNATVGEARHGSADLSAIPGVRSGGVTLAPPENAPVLEGGAVFLPWGAGFNYGHFVIDALPSILALEQAGLLKDAPLLAPRLTDWQRDLIAMAAPEVRLQEVDAPAVRLGRAVFATSMDHFLHHPNGLLAQLAERVTANAPKGGGARRIYLSRRGQSMRVMVGEAALERALRARGFTIVRPETLGARAQVALMRDAEIIVGASGAALANAVFLSRGARVIEVQPSNFTSQWVRAACRQVGVEWRGYVCASPCAAKTAPLLARLRRGFKFAFRPDLNDLLSFIDAALDAAPADPGPHHK; encoded by the coding sequence ATGACCGCGCCGATCCCCTTGCGCCCCGTCGTCGAGGCGCGCGACCTGCCGCCAATGCTGCCGGACGCCCTGCGCGCATGTTTCGCCCGGGGTGAGACTGGCGTGGCCTGGGCGCCCGATCATGACGCCTCGGCCGGCGCGCCCGCAGGGGTCTTGGGCGGGCCGCAGGCGTCAGCTTGGCCTCACGCATTGTCCTCACCGCCGCCCGTCAACGTTCCCGCGTTGTGCGCGGTGGGGCCGTGCTGGTGGTATCCAAGCTTCGGCGCGGTGATCGGAACCGATGGTGCCCTCTACAACGCGACGGTCGGCGAAGCGCGGCATGGGTCGGCCGATCTCTCGGCGATTCCAGGCGTTCGTTCAGGGGGCGTCACCCTGGCTCCGCCAGAGAACGCTCCGGTTCTGGAAGGCGGGGCGGTGTTCCTGCCCTGGGGCGCGGGCTTCAACTACGGGCACTTCGTCATCGACGCTCTGCCGTCGATCCTGGCCCTGGAGCAGGCGGGTCTTCTGAAGGACGCGCCGCTTCTGGCGCCGCGCCTGACCGATTGGCAACGCGATTTGATCGCCATGGCCGCGCCCGAGGTCCGGCTCCAGGAAGTCGATGCTCCGGCCGTGCGTCTGGGACGCGCGGTGTTCGCCACGAGCATGGATCACTTCCTGCATCATCCGAACGGCCTCCTGGCGCAATTGGCCGAGCGGGTGACGGCGAACGCGCCCAAGGGCGGCGGCGCGCGGCGGATCTATCTGTCCCGGCGCGGGCAATCGATGCGGGTGATGGTGGGGGAGGCCGCTTTGGAGCGCGCCCTGCGCGCCCGAGGGTTCACGATCGTGCGCCCTGAAACGCTCGGCGCGCGCGCGCAGGTCGCGTTGATGCGCGACGCCGAGATCATTGTCGGGGCCAGCGGCGCGGCCTTGGCCAACGCCGTGTTCCTATCCCGGGGCGCGCGGGTGATTGAGGTCCAGCCTTCGAACTTCACCAGCCAGTGGGTGAGGGCGGCCTGTCGTCAGGTCGGGGTCGAGTGGCGCGGCTACGTCTGCGCCTCGCCGTGCGCCGCCAAGACAGCGCCGCTGCTGGCCCGCCTGAGACGAGGCTTCAAGTTCGCCTTCAGGCCGGACCTGAACGACCTGCTTTCTTTCATCGATGCGGCGCTGGACGCTGCCCCGGCGGAC
- a CDS encoding coniferyl aldehyde dehydrogenase, translated as MNAPVNLSFDAHKAAMNDVLQRQKAAHLRDGPPSAEKRIDWLNRSIDLLVGHQAEIAKAVNADFGSRSPEATALTDVAGSIGPLKHARDHLTKWMKPEKRKTTPAILGLFGAKATVQWQPKGVVGVISPWNFPVNLTFAPLAGVFAAGNRAMIKPSEYTPATSDLLKAMFAKAFNEEEVAVFVGGPEVGQAFSGLAFDHLVFTGATSVAKHVMRAAAENLVPVTLELGGKSPVILSRGADMATAAARIMNGKTLNAGQICLAPDYVLAPQEDVESFVKEAQAAVSRYFPTIKDNPDYTAVVAQRHYDRVKSYVDDARAKGARVIEINPAGEDLSQQEHRKIPPTLIIDPTDDMTVMQEEIFGPVLPVKSYKTVDEAVAYVNAHDRPLALYWFGTDEAEKDRVLERTTSGGVTVNDVIFHVAQEDLPFGGVGPAGMGAYHGHDGYREFSHRKAVFQQLKKDIAPMLGLRPPYGEGIRKYLAGQIKK; from the coding sequence ATGAACGCACCGGTGAATCTGTCGTTCGACGCGCATAAAGCGGCGATGAACGACGTGTTGCAGCGCCAGAAGGCCGCGCACCTTCGTGATGGTCCGCCCAGCGCCGAGAAGCGAATCGACTGGCTGAACCGCAGTATCGACCTGCTGGTCGGACACCAGGCCGAGATCGCCAAGGCGGTGAATGCGGACTTCGGCTCGCGGTCTCCGGAAGCGACGGCCCTGACCGACGTCGCCGGCTCCATCGGGCCGCTGAAGCACGCCCGCGACCACCTGACCAAGTGGATGAAGCCTGAAAAGCGCAAGACGACGCCGGCGATCCTGGGCCTGTTCGGCGCCAAGGCCACGGTGCAGTGGCAGCCCAAGGGTGTTGTCGGGGTGATCAGTCCCTGGAACTTCCCCGTCAACCTGACCTTCGCCCCGTTGGCCGGTGTCTTCGCCGCAGGCAACCGGGCCATGATCAAGCCGTCGGAGTACACACCGGCGACCTCGGATCTGCTGAAGGCGATGTTCGCCAAGGCGTTCAACGAGGAAGAAGTCGCTGTGTTCGTGGGCGGCCCGGAAGTGGGGCAGGCGTTCTCGGGCCTGGCGTTCGACCACCTCGTATTTACGGGCGCGACTTCCGTGGCCAAGCACGTCATGCGCGCGGCGGCCGAGAACCTGGTCCCGGTGACCTTGGAGCTGGGCGGCAAGAGCCCCGTGATCCTGTCGCGTGGCGCCGACATGGCCACGGCTGCGGCGCGGATCATGAACGGCAAGACCCTGAATGCCGGGCAAATCTGTCTCGCGCCCGACTATGTCTTGGCGCCGCAAGAGGACGTCGAGAGCTTCGTCAAGGAAGCCCAGGCCGCCGTCAGCCGCTATTTCCCGACCATCAAGGACAATCCGGACTACACTGCCGTCGTCGCCCAGCGCCACTACGACCGCGTGAAGAGCTATGTCGACGACGCCCGCGCCAAGGGCGCGCGGGTCATCGAAATCAATCCGGCGGGCGAAGACCTCTCCCAGCAGGAGCACCGCAAGATCCCCCCGACCCTGATCATCGACCCCACCGACGACATGACGGTGATGCAGGAGGAGATCTTCGGTCCGGTGTTGCCGGTGAAGAGCTACAAGACCGTCGACGAGGCGGTCGCCTATGTGAACGCGCACGATCGGCCGCTGGCGCTCTACTGGTTCGGGACCGATGAGGCCGAGAAGGACCGGGTGCTGGAACGGACCACCAGCGGCGGCGTCACGGTCAATGACGTGATCTTCCACGTGGCGCAGGAGGACCTGCCGTTCGGCGGCGTTGGTCCCGCCGGCATGGGCGCCTATCACGGCCATGACGGCTATCGCGAGTTCAGCCACCGCAAGGCCGTGTTCCAACAGCTGAAGAAGGACATCGCCCCGATGCTGGGCCTGCGGCCGCCGTATGGCGAGGGTATCCGCAAGTACCTCGCGGGCCAGATCAAGAAGTAG
- a CDS encoding GGDEF domain-containing protein yields the protein MSDVETTLRGPEAYKIASRALELMERHQVWPTALNFELWTHYVADPNGALARELTRLISLGEPMTELVSEELAATFLPKARLNEQIRDAGDLLSKELEAVSKAIQNAQKSNAAFGKELDGASKSLDTQTDVASIKAVVGSIAQATRRVHKENQSLEARLADSTAEVERLREHLEQVRRDATTDGLTNLANRKAFDEELDRACAEAEEEGTSICLAVLDIDHFKGFNDTWGHQTGDQVIRYVASVIGRVAAPPRFAARYGGEEFAMIFPRESAAIVATTLEEIRVEVSSRMLKRRSTNEDLGAITVSSGFAERKTGESGHSVMERADAALYASKRGGRNRVTAAESMPGAANAA from the coding sequence ATGTCGGACGTCGAAACCACGCTGCGCGGTCCCGAGGCTTACAAGATCGCCTCGCGCGCCCTGGAGCTCATGGAGCGGCATCAGGTCTGGCCGACCGCGCTGAACTTCGAGCTGTGGACGCACTATGTGGCCGATCCGAACGGGGCGCTGGCGCGCGAGCTGACCCGGCTGATCTCGCTGGGCGAGCCGATGACCGAGCTGGTCAGCGAAGAGCTGGCCGCAACGTTCCTGCCCAAGGCGCGTCTGAACGAACAGATCCGCGACGCGGGCGACCTTCTGTCGAAGGAACTTGAGGCGGTCTCCAAGGCCATCCAGAACGCCCAGAAGTCCAATGCCGCGTTCGGCAAGGAACTGGACGGCGCGAGCAAGAGCCTGGATACCCAGACCGATGTCGCCTCGATCAAGGCGGTCGTCGGCAGCATCGCCCAAGCCACGCGTCGCGTGCACAAGGAAAACCAGTCGCTGGAGGCGCGCCTCGCCGACTCCACCGCCGAGGTCGAGCGCCTGCGCGAGCACCTGGAGCAGGTGCGCCGCGACGCAACGACCGACGGTCTGACCAACCTGGCCAACCGCAAGGCCTTCGACGAAGAACTCGACCGCGCCTGCGCCGAGGCCGAGGAAGAAGGCACCAGCATCTGCCTGGCCGTGCTCGATATCGACCACTTCAAGGGGTTCAACGACACCTGGGGTCACCAGACCGGCGACCAGGTCATCCGGTACGTGGCGTCGGTCATCGGCCGTGTCGCCGCCCCGCCGCGCTTCGCAGCCCGCTATGGCGGCGAAGAGTTCGCCATGATCTTCCCGCGCGAAAGCGCTGCGATCGTCGCCACCACGCTCGAGGAAATCCGGGTCGAGGTGTCGTCGCGCATGCTCAAGCGTCGCTCGACCAACGAGGACCTTGGCGCGATCACGGTTTCCTCGGGCTTTGCAGAGCGCAAGACCGGCGAGTCGGGCCATTCGGTGATGGAGCGCGCCGACGCGGCGCTCTACGCCTCCAAGCGCGGCGGCCGTAACCGCGTGACCGCGGCGGAGTCGATGCCCGGCGCGGCCAACGCGGCCTGA
- a CDS encoding enoyl-CoA hydratase/isomerase — protein sequence MDYQKIRVSTQDGVATVTLADPATLNAASPEVARELHHAFSSIAAGKIEARAVILTGEGRGFCSGANLSGGGAAGREADVDGKPDAGSALETVYNPLMTLLRDFPLPIVTAVNGPAAGVGCSIALMGDLIVAAESAYFLQAFRRIGLVPDGGSTYLLPRLIGKARAMEMMLMGDKVPAATALQWGLVNRCVPDAELMSTAHALALELAKGPAALGAIRKLVWDSLDSDWIGQLHAERNAQKVAGKTEDFLEGVTAFLQKRAAAFKGR from the coding sequence GTGGACTATCAGAAGATCCGTGTCTCGACGCAGGATGGCGTCGCCACCGTCACGCTCGCCGATCCGGCTACCTTGAACGCGGCCAGCCCCGAAGTTGCGCGTGAGCTTCACCACGCCTTTTCCTCGATCGCCGCCGGTAAGATCGAGGCGCGCGCCGTGATCCTGACCGGTGAAGGCCGCGGCTTTTGCTCGGGCGCCAATCTGTCGGGCGGCGGCGCGGCCGGTCGCGAGGCGGACGTCGACGGCAAGCCCGACGCCGGCTCGGCGCTGGAAACCGTCTACAACCCGCTGATGACGCTGCTGCGCGACTTCCCGTTGCCGATCGTGACGGCGGTGAACGGTCCGGCCGCCGGCGTCGGCTGCTCGATCGCGCTGATGGGCGACCTGATCGTCGCCGCCGAGAGCGCCTACTTCCTGCAGGCTTTCCGTCGTATCGGTCTCGTGCCCGACGGTGGGTCGACCTATCTCCTGCCCCGCCTGATCGGTAAGGCGCGCGCCATGGAGATGATGCTGATGGGCGACAAGGTTCCCGCCGCCACCGCGCTGCAGTGGGGCCTCGTGAACCGGTGCGTGCCGGATGCTGAGCTGATGTCCACGGCCCATGCCCTGGCGCTGGAGCTCGCCAAGGGACCCGCCGCGTTGGGCGCGATCCGCAAGCTCGTCTGGGACAGCCTCGATAGCGACTGGATCGGCCAGCTGCACGCCGAGCGAAACGCCCAGAAGGTCGCCGGCAAGACCGAGGACTTCCTCGAAGGCGTCACCGCCTTCCTTCAGAAGCGGGCGGCGGCGTTCAAGGGACGGTAG
- a CDS encoding ACT domain-containing protein — protein MTQVVRDAGEMLAGMTPQLKSGQYVFCAAGDRDWTRLRPLAMFREAEGVSLILERSAAEAAGFPIEAPMALITLNVYSALDGVGLTAAVSGALANAGIACNMVAALHHDHVFVPIARADEALAILLALQAKAATVP, from the coding sequence ATGACGCAAGTCGTTCGCGACGCTGGGGAAATGCTCGCGGGCATGACGCCGCAGTTGAAGTCCGGCCAATATGTCTTCTGCGCTGCGGGCGACCGGGATTGGACGCGCCTGCGGCCGCTGGCGATGTTCCGCGAGGCGGAAGGCGTCAGCCTGATCCTGGAGCGCAGCGCGGCGGAGGCGGCGGGCTTTCCGATCGAGGCGCCGATGGCCTTGATCACCCTGAACGTCTATTCGGCCCTCGACGGCGTGGGCCTGACCGCCGCCGTATCCGGTGCGCTCGCCAACGCAGGGATCGCCTGCAACATGGTCGCGGCGCTACACCACGACCATGTCTTCGTGCCGATCGCGCGGGCGGATGAGGCGCTGGCGATCCTTCTAGCGCTGCAGGCGAAAGCCGCTACCGTCCCTTGA
- a CDS encoding DUF6165 family protein: MSILAPISAGELVDKITILRVKAQRIGDPAKEANVRKELALLEATAREHLPENAEIARLTEELTIVNAALWDIEDGKRDCERRQDFGPDFVALARRVYIDNDKRAAIKRAINEAAGSEIVEEKSYKPYLGASEK, translated from the coding sequence ATGTCCATCCTTGCGCCGATCTCGGCAGGCGAACTGGTCGACAAGATCACCATCCTGCGTGTCAAGGCTCAGCGCATCGGCGATCCGGCCAAGGAGGCCAATGTCCGCAAGGAGCTGGCGCTGCTGGAGGCGACGGCCCGCGAGCACCTGCCGGAAAACGCCGAGATCGCCCGGCTCACCGAAGAGCTGACCATCGTCAACGCCGCGCTCTGGGACATCGAGGACGGCAAGCGCGACTGCGAGCGTCGCCAGGATTTCGGGCCTGACTTCGTGGCCCTGGCTCGCCGCGTTTATATCGACAACGACAAGCGCGCCGCCATCAAGCGCGCCATCAACGAAGCCGCCGGGTCGGAGATCGTCGAAGAAAAGAGCTACAAGCCCTATCTCGGCGCCTCTGAAAAATGA
- a CDS encoding glycosyltransferase family 9 protein, with protein sequence MVQTVLVYSMGEVIGDGLIKLPFIAGLRAAFPNARISWCAAKGETVYTGPLKAVVAGYIDEVILEGRNGAAALDSLPLSRPFGGRTFDLVIDTQENLRRSGVAKRGCVGRFVSAARQARSQDWPVAVTDRLARLLALATDGQGAPRPLTLSHPDALKAAELLLPAGPTYVGLAPGAGGQAKRWPLENYLELARRVLAKGWAPVFLFGPDEADDAAIAAREVPQALQPERNRTDGLPVKGPLLVIALAGRMAAGVANDAGPGHMLAAGGAPLLSLQQDRRKAVKFRPAAQQLEMLVAEDYGSDMGALPVDAAWGALEKLVSGAS encoded by the coding sequence ATGGTCCAGACGGTTCTTGTGTATTCGATGGGAGAGGTGATCGGTGACGGGCTGATCAAGCTGCCGTTCATCGCCGGCCTGCGCGCCGCGTTCCCGAACGCGCGGATCAGCTGGTGCGCCGCCAAGGGTGAGACGGTCTACACCGGGCCGCTGAAAGCCGTGGTGGCGGGCTATATTGATGAGGTGATCCTGGAGGGGCGAAACGGCGCTGCGGCGCTGGACAGCCTGCCGTTGTCGAGGCCGTTCGGCGGGCGCACGTTCGATCTCGTCATCGACACCCAGGAGAACCTGCGCCGCAGCGGGGTCGCCAAGCGGGGCTGCGTCGGGCGTTTCGTCTCAGCGGCACGTCAGGCGCGAAGCCAGGACTGGCCGGTCGCGGTGACTGACCGGTTGGCGCGGCTGCTCGCCCTGGCCACGGACGGGCAGGGCGCGCCAAGGCCCCTGACCCTGAGCCATCCCGACGCGCTGAAGGCTGCGGAGCTTCTGTTGCCGGCCGGCCCGACCTATGTCGGCCTCGCGCCCGGCGCTGGCGGACAGGCCAAGCGCTGGCCGCTTGAGAACTATCTGGAGCTGGCGCGCCGCGTACTCGCTAAGGGCTGGGCGCCGGTCTTCCTGTTTGGCCCGGACGAGGCCGATGACGCGGCGATCGCCGCGCGTGAGGTTCCGCAGGCGCTGCAGCCCGAGCGCAACCGCACAGACGGCCTACCGGTGAAGGGGCCGCTGCTGGTCATCGCCCTGGCCGGACGCATGGCCGCTGGAGTCGCCAACGACGCGGGACCAGGGCACATGCTGGCCGCCGGTGGCGCACCCTTGCTCTCGCTGCAGCAGGACCGCCGCAAGGCGGTGAAGTTTCGTCCCGCAGCCCAGCAGCTTGAGATGCTGGTCGCGGAGGACTACGGAAGCGATATGGGCGCCCTGCCGGTCGACGCGGCTTGGGGGGCGCTCGAAAAGCTGGTTTCCGGAGCGTCCTGA
- a CDS encoding TetR/AcrR family transcriptional regulator, with protein sequence MSARPRIERAALEAFVTEGVDAATTKTIAARAGVSEGAIYRHWKSKDALALGLFMDCHRRLSALIAEEAAAASGLKAKAAALVKAYCAVADEDWLLFSFHLLQLHHFLPYYQEDGRDPVTLVEDLIKRAMINAELPPADPRVLAAMAIGVITQTAQNKAYGRLGDDALSAHAPLMTAAVQAVLFAR encoded by the coding sequence ATGAGCGCAAGACCCCGTATTGAGCGCGCGGCGCTGGAGGCCTTCGTCACCGAAGGCGTCGACGCGGCGACCACCAAGACCATCGCCGCCCGGGCCGGCGTCTCCGAAGGCGCGATCTATCGCCACTGGAAGAGTAAGGACGCCCTGGCGCTGGGCCTGTTCATGGACTGCCACCGCCGCCTCTCGGCCCTGATCGCCGAGGAAGCCGCCGCCGCCAGCGGCCTCAAGGCCAAGGCCGCGGCGCTGGTGAAGGCCTATTGCGCGGTGGCCGACGAGGATTGGTTGCTGTTCTCGTTCCACCTGCTGCAGCTGCACCATTTCCTGCCCTACTACCAGGAAGACGGCCGCGATCCGGTCACCCTGGTCGAGGACCTGATCAAGCGGGCGATGATCAACGCCGAACTGCCGCCGGCCGACCCGCGTGTGCTGGCCGCCATGGCCATCGGCGTGATCACCCAGACCGCCCAGAACAAGGCCTATGGCCGCCTAGGCGACGACGCCCTCTCGGCCCACGCCCCGCTGATGACCGCGGCCGTCCAGGCCGTGCTGTTCGCGCGATGA
- a CDS encoding lysophospholipid acyltransferase family protein produces MKGHPSMRSVLFNAYYWVLSIFYGLSAAFAALAPGRQAVTFTLRLYSRRMLWALDALAGVKVQVKGQENLPAGACIIAAKHHSWGDGFVMFAHVDNLSFVTGDHLEKFPLVGTILKKFGAIVVDSCGGPEAREALSKSAAQVAAEGRRILIYPEGHLAAPGEHFRYRTGVYYMSKDFGLPVVPVATNLGCFWQQTEKTKTPGMAIIEFLPALPQGLEKDDFMKLMQATIEGRTNELIAQAHGEAVKPSVLVEWDGKKNVPATAQPAAACLLP; encoded by the coding sequence ATGAAAGGACACCCTTCGATGCGAAGCGTTTTGTTCAACGCCTACTACTGGGTTCTGTCGATCTTCTATGGCCTGTCGGCCGCCTTCGCTGCACTGGCGCCTGGACGGCAGGCCGTGACCTTCACCCTGCGGCTCTACAGCCGCCGGATGCTGTGGGCGCTGGACGCCCTGGCCGGCGTTAAGGTGCAGGTGAAGGGCCAGGAGAACCTGCCCGCCGGCGCCTGCATCATCGCCGCCAAGCACCACAGCTGGGGCGACGGCTTTGTGATGTTCGCCCATGTCGATAACCTCAGCTTCGTCACCGGCGATCACCTGGAAAAATTCCCCCTGGTCGGGACCATCCTAAAGAAGTTCGGCGCCATCGTGGTCGACAGCTGCGGCGGGCCCGAAGCGCGCGAGGCGCTGTCCAAGAGCGCCGCCCAGGTCGCGGCCGAGGGCCGGCGCATCCTGATCTATCCTGAAGGCCACCTGGCCGCGCCGGGCGAGCATTTCCGCTATCGCACGGGCGTCTACTACATGAGCAAGGACTTTGGCCTGCCGGTCGTGCCGGTGGCCACGAACCTCGGCTGCTTCTGGCAGCAGACCGAGAAGACGAAGACGCCCGGCATGGCGATCATCGAGTTCCTGCCCGCCCTGCCCCAGGGGCTGGAGAAGGACGACTTCATGAAGCTGATGCAGGCGACGATCGAGGGGCGGACGAATGAGCTCATCGCCCAGGCGCACGGCGAGGCGGTGAAGCCTTCGGTGCTGGTGGAGTGGGATGGTAAGAAGAACGTGCCAGCGACAGCTCAACCGGCTGCTGCTTGCCTTCTCCCATAG
- a CDS encoding HesB/IscA family protein has translation MEPMEPTIAIRPRRPRPKVVTLTEAAAARVKEIMDKADQPYAGLRVGVKNGGCAGQEYVFEYAKEQGPIDEVVEDKGITILIEPKAVLFLVGTEIDYEVTKLSSKFVFHNPNETDACGCGESVTIQPAAEALD, from the coding sequence TTGGAGCCCATGGAACCCACGATCGCCATCCGTCCCCGCCGCCCGCGCCCCAAGGTCGTCACCCTGACCGAGGCTGCGGCCGCGCGCGTGAAGGAGATCATGGACAAGGCCGATCAGCCCTATGCGGGCTTGCGCGTCGGCGTGAAGAACGGCGGCTGCGCGGGCCAGGAGTACGTGTTCGAGTACGCCAAGGAGCAGGGCCCGATCGACGAGGTGGTCGAGGACAAAGGCATCACCATCCTGATCGAGCCCAAGGCCGTGCTGTTCCTGGTCGGCACCGAGATCGACTACGAGGTCACCAAGCTGTCCTCGAAGTTCGTGTTCCACAATCCCAACGAAACCGACGCCTGCGGCTGCGGCGAGAGCGTGACGATCCAACCCGCCGCCGAGGCCCTCGACTGA
- a CDS encoding SUF system Fe-S cluster assembly protein — translation MTDAASQETVTALTQDELNRLTDQLIEKLKTVYDPEIPVDIYELGLIYKVDVSDSKDVAIDMTLTAPGCPVAGEMPGWVKDAVMEIPGLKSCTVELTFDPPWDASRMSDEAKLQLNMF, via the coding sequence ATGACCGACGCCGCCTCCCAGGAAACCGTTACGGCTCTGACCCAGGACGAGCTGAACCGGCTGACGGACCAGCTGATCGAAAAGCTGAAGACCGTCTATGACCCGGAAATCCCGGTCGACATCTATGAGCTGGGCTTGATCTACAAGGTCGATGTCAGCGACTCCAAGGACGTCGCCATCGACATGACCCTGACCGCGCCGGGCTGCCCGGTGGCCGGCGAGATGCCGGGCTGGGTCAAGGATGCGGTCATGGAGATCCCGGGCTTGAAGTCCTGCACGGTCGAACTGACCTTCGACCCGCCGTGGGACGCCTCGCGCATGAGCGACGAAGCCAAGCTGCAACTCAATATGTTCTGA
- a CDS encoding aminotransferase class V-fold PLP-dependent enzyme, with product MAFDAPFDVAAIRAQFPILAREVHGKPLIYLDTAASAQKPDAVLDAMMSLARTSYANVHRGLHTLANETTEAYEKARETVARFINADRDEVVWTKSATEAVNLVAASFGLSLNAGDEIVLSEMEHHANIVPWHFLRERKGVVLKFIPVLDDGRLDMEAYKGLLSEKTKMVAVTHMSNVLGTVNDVPEIVRLAHAAGAPVLLDGCQGVVHTKVDVKALDVDFYVFSGHKLYGPTGIGVLYGKAERLAALPPYQGGGEMIASVALDKITYADPPHRFEAGTPAILEAVGLGAAIEWLEGLDRDAVFAHEHALYERVAERLRGVNGVRILGEAPGKGAVLSFTVEGAHAHDIAQVLDRYGVAVRAGTHCAEPLMRRFGVTSSARASFALYNTEAEADAFVDALAKARSFFS from the coding sequence ATGGCCTTCGACGCTCCATTCGACGTCGCCGCGATCCGCGCACAGTTCCCGATCCTGGCGCGAGAAGTCCACGGCAAGCCGTTGATTTACCTGGACACGGCCGCCAGCGCCCAGAAGCCCGATGCGGTGCTGGACGCCATGATGAGCCTGGCGCGGACCTCGTACGCCAACGTCCATCGCGGCCTTCACACGCTAGCCAACGAAACGACCGAAGCCTATGAAAAGGCGCGGGAAACCGTTGCACGCTTCATCAACGCCGATCGCGACGAGGTCGTGTGGACCAAGAGCGCGACCGAGGCGGTGAACCTCGTCGCAGCGTCGTTCGGCCTGAGCCTGAACGCCGGCGACGAGATCGTGCTTTCGGAGATGGAGCACCACGCCAACATCGTGCCGTGGCACTTCCTGCGCGAGCGCAAGGGCGTGGTCCTCAAGTTCATCCCGGTGCTGGATGACGGGCGCCTCGACATGGAGGCCTACAAGGGCCTGCTGTCCGAAAAGACCAAGATGGTCGCCGTCACCCACATGTCGAACGTGCTGGGCACGGTCAACGACGTGCCCGAAATCGTCCGCCTAGCCCACGCGGCCGGCGCGCCGGTGCTGCTGGACGGCTGCCAGGGCGTGGTTCACACCAAGGTGGATGTGAAGGCGCTGGACGTCGATTTCTACGTCTTCTCCGGCCACAAGCTGTACGGCCCCACCGGCATCGGCGTGCTGTACGGCAAGGCTGAGCGCCTGGCGGCCCTGCCGCCGTACCAGGGCGGCGGCGAGATGATCGCTTCGGTCGCGCTGGACAAGATCACCTATGCCGACCCGCCGCATCGCTTCGAGGCCGGCACCCCGGCGATCCTGGAGGCTGTCGGCCTAGGCGCGGCGATCGAGTGGCTGGAAGGCCTGGATCGCGACGCCGTCTTCGCCCACGAGCACGCGCTCTATGAGCGGGTCGCCGAGCGGCTGCGTGGCGTCAACGGCGTGCGGATCCTGGGCGAGGCCCCCGGCAAGGGCGCGGTGCTGTCCTTCACGGTCGAGGGCGCCCACGCCCACGACATCGCCCAGGTGCTGGACCGCTACGGCGTGGCCGTGCGCGCCGGGACCCATTGCGCAGAGCCTCTGATGCGCCGCTTTGGCGTCACGTCGAGCGCGCGCGCCTCCTTCGCCCTATATAACACCGAGGCCGAGGCCGACGCGTTCGTCGACGCGCTGGCCAAGGCCCGCAGTTTCTTCAGTTGA